The Thiovibrio frasassiensis region GCGGAACAGGTCGATGGCCCGCTGGACATCGGCCAGGGCCAATTTTTGGGGCGTGGTGACCATCAGAATCCGGCAGCGGGGGATGGCCTGGGCAATGGTGATGGAAGGGTCGCCGGTGCCGGGAGGCAGGTCGATGACCAGGTAATCGAGTTCCCCCCACCGGACGTTGCCCAAAAGGTGGCCGATCATCTTGGCCACCAGGGGCCCACGCCAGATAAAGGCTTCGCCCTGCTGGGAAGACATTCCCAAGGACATGATTTTCAGGCCGTACTTTTCCAGGGGCAGGATCATTCCCTCCGGCCCTGGTTCCGGCGTGCCAGTCAGGTCAAGCATAATCGGAATCGAGGGCCCATAGATATCGGCATCCATCAGGCCAACCCGCAATCCTTGTCCTGCAAGGGCCAAGGCAATGTTGACCGCCACCGTGGTTTTGCCGACCCCGCCCTTGCCGCTGGCCACGGCCACGATCTGTTTGACCTGGGAAATCCCCTGGTAGACCGGAGGCGGAAAGATCTTCTCCCACTCTTCCCGGCTCAGTTCCGCTACCTGTATCCGGACATGGCTTACGTCGGGCAGGGCGCGAAGGGACGAGTCGATTTGTTTTTCAAGACCCTTGCGCAGGGGCGAGCTCTCGCTTTTCAGGGCCAGGGTCAGAGAGACCGTATCTCCCGCAACAG contains the following coding sequences:
- a CDS encoding Mrp/NBP35 family ATP-binding protein is translated as MIEEKQVRQILQTVKHPKTQKSFLDLGLIRDITVAGDTVSLTLALKSESSPLRKGLEKQIDSSLRALPDVSHVRIQVAELSREEWEKIFPPPVYQGISQVKQIVAVASGKGGVGKTTVAVNIALALAGQGLRVGLMDADIYGPSIPIMLDLTGTPEPGPEGMILPLEKYGLKIMSLGMSSQQGEAFIWRGPLVAKMIGHLLGNVRWGELDYLVIDLPPGTGDPSITIAQAIPRCRILMVTTPQKLALADVQRAIDLFRKYNLTIIGLVENMAYFVSEPGAVPLNIFGQGGGKQLSREYDLPLLGAIPLDLTIRNCEDRGLPLMVAEPESAVGAIFQSIAAMIRKAPRAPDYA